From the Candidatus Methylomirabilota bacterium genome, one window contains:
- a CDS encoding cytochrome c peroxidase — protein sequence MSGRLGRLALRVALAVAVTGMLQTVPADSETPKPCAPSTVKVGNKFQVVPPDQDVKFGQCLFNSTIAFNQANPNGLFASCNGCHPGNRTDRGTHAVMITNQLGTFVGARQVPNLLNVQFNVPLGWDGRHGGVLGNQASIIAAIKSAATSAINSPVEMAGHIDPNNLNNPVDQAKLAALAAFVISRSPTTPDPHAAPPPPPTLDAATLARIKTGADVFFGRSVSTQGLLAAGKTCVSCHVPPFFTDNKIRTNVLHPDAAYDFGFRQADGSSGPEDAGAGLTAVTDPVTGKSVQVGTFKTPSLHHFYPDGEPALHSGIFAEDGRLFHFYEKSLGFTLGLGESTGLHYWLVNCPQGPARNPLAIPAECN from the coding sequence ATGAGCGGAAGACTGGGAAGGCTGGCCCTGCGGGTCGCGCTGGCGGTGGCCGTGACAGGGATGCTCCAGACCGTGCCGGCGGACAGCGAGACGCCGAAGCCGTGTGCGCCGAGCACCGTGAAGGTCGGAAACAAGTTCCAAGTCGTTCCCCCCGACCAGGACGTCAAGTTCGGGCAGTGCCTGTTCAACAGCACGATCGCCTTCAACCAGGCGAACCCGAACGGCCTGTTCGCGAGCTGCAACGGCTGCCATCCGGGTAACCGGACGGATCGCGGAACGCACGCCGTGATGATCACCAATCAGCTCGGAACGTTCGTCGGGGCGCGCCAGGTGCCGAACCTCCTCAACGTCCAGTTCAACGTCCCGCTCGGCTGGGACGGCCGCCACGGCGGAGTGCTGGGCAACCAGGCCTCGATCATCGCGGCGATCAAATCGGCGGCGACGAGCGCCATCAACAGCCCGGTGGAGATGGCCGGTCACATCGATCCTAACAATCTTAACAATCCCGTCGATCAGGCCAAGCTCGCCGCGCTGGCGGCGTTCGTCATCAGCCGCAGCCCAACAACGCCGGACCCCCACGCGGCGCCCCCACCCCCGCCGACGCTAGATGCCGCGACCCTCGCTCGCATCAAGACCGGTGCCGACGTCTTCTTCGGGCGATCGGTCTCGACACAGGGCCTGCTGGCGGCCGGGAAGACCTGCGTCAGCTGTCACGTGCCCCCGTTCTTCACGGACAACAAGATCAGGACGAACGTCCTGCATCCGGACGCCGCGTACGACTTCGGCTTCCGCCAGGCCGACGGCAGCAGCGGGCCCGAGGATGCCGGGGCGGGGCTCACCGCGGTGACCGATCCCGTCACCGGCAAATCCGTGCAGGTGGGCACGTTCAAGACACCGTCCCTGCACCATTTCTATCCGGACGGTGAGCCCGCCCTGCACAGCGGCATCTTTGCCGAGGATGGGAGGCTGTTCCACTTCTACGAGAAGTCGCTGGGCTTCACGCTGG